A window from Onychostoma macrolepis isolate SWU-2019 chromosome 07, ASM1243209v1, whole genome shotgun sequence encodes these proteins:
- the marveld3 gene encoding MARVEL domain-containing protein 3, producing MPESSRQHHTRDKDYSSRDRRDEDRRYREDRRTPDGDDRSRSHREKQRYADTQRDPRVYEAAQYHSQGVPSYTETSSSYYDDSQPHHHTLYNLKYITTSRGICQAMEFFLGLLIVICAGVNHSNSGRYRDIASLGGLYQYYYGGANAFTGAEAQKVQQLDDQFYQLKLPPYVYSMACGGALMLCACATLALGVFRMPYRFPPLLLAEALLDVLIGLGFIPAVAFYFIKLQEIYNNPICKEREAMYSSKGHRGFECNLNGADIAGGLFGVLGIIIFPLSAVLAIRAFIRVRKMKQRPAEDNNL from the exons ATGCCGGAATCAAGCCGGCAACATCACACAAGGGACAAAGACTACTCCAGTCGAGACAGGAGAGATGAGGACAGGAGGTACAGAGAGGACAGGAGAACACCTGATGGAGATGACAGATCACGAAGCCACCGAGAGAAACAACGATATGCTGACACACAAAGGGACCCCCGTGTGTACGAGGCCGCCCAATATCATAGTCAGGGAGT GCCCAGTTACACCGAGACATCATCTTCATACTATGATGACAGTCAACCCCACCATCATACACTTTACAACCTAAAATACATCACAACTAGCAGAG GCATCTGTCAGGCCATGGAGTTCTTCTTAGGCTTGTTGATTGTCATCTGTGCTGGAGTGAACCACAGTAACTCGGGTCGGTATCGGGATATCGCCAGCCTAGGCGGTTTGTACCAGTACTATTACGGAGGAGCCAACGCATTCACCGGAGCCGAGGCGCAGAAGGTCCAGCAGCTCGACGATCAGTTCTACCAGCTCAAACTGCCCCCTTACGTCTACAGCATGGCATGCGGCGGGGCGCTGATGCTCTGCGCTTGTGCCACGCTGGCCCTCGGCGTGTTTCGCATGCCCTACCGTTTCCCTCCTCTGCTGCTGGCTGAAGCCCTGCTGGATGTGCTCATAGGTCTCGGTTTTATTCCTGCCGTCGCTTTCTACTTCATAAAGCTGCAGGAGATCTACAACAACCCCATCTGTAAAGAGAGGGAAGCCATGTACAGCAGCAAAGGTCACAGAGGATTTGAGTGCAATCTCAATGGGGCAGACATAGCAGGAGGCTTGTTTGGTGTTCTGGGGATTATTATATTCCCCCTAAGCGCCGTGTTGGCCATCAGAGCCTTCATACGAGTGAGGAAGATGAAGCAGAGGCCGGCAGAAGACAACAACCTGTGA